The Ascaphus truei isolate aAscTru1 chromosome 3, aAscTru1.hap1, whole genome shotgun sequence genome includes a region encoding these proteins:
- the VEZF1 gene encoding vascular endothelial zinc finger 1 isoform X2, with the protein MQELSRFFFFFFFQFLQALVSLLLLPFPSPPSFPGIAMEANWTAFLFQAHEASHHHHHHHHHQQQVAQNSLLPLLGTPVEPPDQKPMLPLPIIHKPQPPVEPIKEPVVVKKEKPKTSFICTYCSKAFRDSYHLRRHESCHTGIKLVSRPKKMQTSPVVPLISTIAGDNNRTSLVSTIAGILSTVTTSSSTTIPSASSSIPSMPVTQTVKKPSKPVKKNHACEMCGKAFRDVYHLNRHKLSHSDEKPFECPVCNQRFKRKDRMTYHVRSHEGGITKPYTCSVCGKGFSRPDHLSCHVKHVHSTERPFKCQTCTAAFATKDRLRTHMVRHEGKVSCNICGKLLSAAYITSHLKTHGQSQSINCNTCKQGKKFQGQLHELQSPVHCRIKYEASDSLFCAVDQNHRTFSIDTSNMCQTSTAAQTPVTLTSPFNITSSMAASGTMTNPVTVAAAMSMRSPVNVSNPMNLGHPVTITPISMTSPLSLTSPINLPTSITSPVNLAHPVTITSPMNLPTPMTLAGPLNIAMRPVESMPFLSQALPSSPPW; encoded by the exons ATGCAGGAGCTtagccgatttttttttttttttttctttcaatttcTCCAAGCGCtggtctccctcctcctcctccctttcccctcccccccttctttccccggGATCGCCATGGAGGCCAACTGGACCGCTTTCTTGTTCCAG GCTCACGAAGCCTcgcatcatcaccaccaccatcaccatcatcaacAACAGGTGGCCCAAAACAGCTTGTTGCCACTCTTAGGCACTCCTGTCGAGCCTCCCGATCAGAAGCCTATGTTACCTTTGCCCATAATACACAAACCTCAGCCTCCAGTAGAACCCATAAAAGAGCCTGTTGTAGTGAAGAAGGAAAAGCCCAAAACTTCATTTATATGCACATATTGCAGCAAAGCTTTCAGGGACAGTTACCATTTGAGACGCCATGAGTCCTGCCACACAGGGATAAAGTTGGTGTCACGGCCAAAGAAAATGCAGACGTCACCGGTGGTGCCACTCATCTCGACTATTGCTGGGGACAACAACAGAACATCGCTGGTCTCGACTATTGCAGGAATATTGTCAACAGTAACCACGTCTTCCTCCACCACCATTCCCAGTGCCAGTTCTAGTATCCCATCTATGCCTGTGACTCAGACGGTGAAGAAGCCCAGCAAACCAGTCAAGAAGAATCACGCTTGTGAAATGTGTGGGAAGGCCTTCAGGGATGTGTATCACCTCAACAGGCACAAGCTGTCCCACTCGGACGAGAAGCCCTTTGAATGCCCGGTCTGCAACCAACGTTTCAAGAGGAAGGATCGCATGACCTATCACGTGAGATCCCACGAAGGGGGAATCACCAAACCCTACACATGTAGTGTTTGTGGAAAGGGCTTCTCCAG gcCTGATCACTTAAGTTGTCATGTGAAACATGTTCACTCTACGGAAAGACCCTTCAAATGCCAA ACGTGTACTGCTGCCTTTGCCACCAAAGACCGGCTTCGGACACACATGGTGCGCCATGAAGGGAAGGTGTCTTGTAATATTTGTGGCAAACTTCTTAGTGCAGCCTACATCACCAGCCACCTAAAGACACATGGACAGAGCCAAAGTATCAACTGTAATACTTGTAAGCAAGGTAAAAAGTTTCAAG GACAACTTCATGAACTTCAAAGTCCAGTTCATTGTAGGATCAAATATGAAG CTTCAGACTCGCTCTTCTGTGCTGTGGATCAGAATCATAGGACCTTTTCAATAG ACACAAGTAACATGTGCCAAACCTCCACTGCGGCTCAAACACCTGTGACTCTTACATCTCCCTTCAATATTACATCCTCAATGGCTGCTTCGGGAACCATGACAAACCCAGTAACCGTGGCAGCTGCCATGAGCATGAGGAGTCCAGTGAATGTCTCAAATCCTATGAATTTAGGGCATCCAGTCACCATAACACCGATTTCCATGACCTCTCCATTGTCCTTAACCTCTCCTATCAATTTGCCGACTTCGATCACTTCTCCAGTGAATCTAGCACATCCGGTCACCATAACCAGCCCTATGAATCTGCCTACACCAATGACGTTAGCTGGTCCATTAAATATAGCTATGAGACCAGTGGAGAGTATGCCGTTCTTATCCCAAGCTCTACCGTCTTCACCACCTTGGTAA
- the VEZF1 gene encoding vascular endothelial zinc finger 1 isoform X3 has translation MTGGGAAAPPRSPRLPNGLSQRLPEVMRRCHVFCCFVVGFMQELSRFFFFFFFQFLQALVSLLLLPFPSPPSFPGIAMEANWTAFLFQAHEASHHHHHHHHHQQQVAQNSLLPLLGTPVEPPDQKPMLPLPIIHKPQPPVEPIKEPVVVKKEKPKTSFICTYCSKAFRDSYHLRRHESCHTGIKLVSRPKKMQTSPVVPLISTIAGDNNRTSLVSTIAGILSTVTTSSSTTIPSASSSIPSMPVTQTVKKPSKPVKKNHACEMCGKAFRDVYHLNRHKLSHSDEKPFECPVCNQRFKRKDRMTYHVRSHEGGITKPYTCSVCGKGFSRPDHLSCHVKHVHSTERPFKCQTCTAAFATKDRLRTHMVRHEGKVSCNICGKLLSAAYITSHLKTHGQSQSINCNTCKQGQLHELQSPVHCRIKYEASDSLFCAVDQNHRTFSIDTSNMCQTSTAAQTPVTLTSPFNITSSMAASGTMTNPVTVAAAMSMRSPVNVSNPMNLGHPVTITPISMTSPLSLTSPINLPTSITSPVNLAHPVTITSPMNLPTPMTLAGPLNIAMRPVESMPFLSQALPSSPPWGLHLC, from the exons ATGACCGGGGGCGGAGCCGCCGCGCCACCCcgctccccccgcctccccaatGGTCTCTCCCAGAGGTTACCGGAAGTTATGAGGCGCTGCCATGTTTTCTGCTGCTTTGTTGTAGGTTTCATGCAGGAGCTtagccgatttttttttttttttttctttcaatttcTCCAAGCGCtggtctccctcctcctcctccctttcccctcccccccttctttccccggGATCGCCATGGAGGCCAACTGGACCGCTTTCTTGTTCCAG GCTCACGAAGCCTcgcatcatcaccaccaccatcaccatcatcaacAACAGGTGGCCCAAAACAGCTTGTTGCCACTCTTAGGCACTCCTGTCGAGCCTCCCGATCAGAAGCCTATGTTACCTTTGCCCATAATACACAAACCTCAGCCTCCAGTAGAACCCATAAAAGAGCCTGTTGTAGTGAAGAAGGAAAAGCCCAAAACTTCATTTATATGCACATATTGCAGCAAAGCTTTCAGGGACAGTTACCATTTGAGACGCCATGAGTCCTGCCACACAGGGATAAAGTTGGTGTCACGGCCAAAGAAAATGCAGACGTCACCGGTGGTGCCACTCATCTCGACTATTGCTGGGGACAACAACAGAACATCGCTGGTCTCGACTATTGCAGGAATATTGTCAACAGTAACCACGTCTTCCTCCACCACCATTCCCAGTGCCAGTTCTAGTATCCCATCTATGCCTGTGACTCAGACGGTGAAGAAGCCCAGCAAACCAGTCAAGAAGAATCACGCTTGTGAAATGTGTGGGAAGGCCTTCAGGGATGTGTATCACCTCAACAGGCACAAGCTGTCCCACTCGGACGAGAAGCCCTTTGAATGCCCGGTCTGCAACCAACGTTTCAAGAGGAAGGATCGCATGACCTATCACGTGAGATCCCACGAAGGGGGAATCACCAAACCCTACACATGTAGTGTTTGTGGAAAGGGCTTCTCCAG gcCTGATCACTTAAGTTGTCATGTGAAACATGTTCACTCTACGGAAAGACCCTTCAAATGCCAA ACGTGTACTGCTGCCTTTGCCACCAAAGACCGGCTTCGGACACACATGGTGCGCCATGAAGGGAAGGTGTCTTGTAATATTTGTGGCAAACTTCTTAGTGCAGCCTACATCACCAGCCACCTAAAGACACATGGACAGAGCCAAAGTATCAACTGTAATACTTGTAAGCAAG GACAACTTCATGAACTTCAAAGTCCAGTTCATTGTAGGATCAAATATGAAG CTTCAGACTCGCTCTTCTGTGCTGTGGATCAGAATCATAGGACCTTTTCAATAG ACACAAGTAACATGTGCCAAACCTCCACTGCGGCTCAAACACCTGTGACTCTTACATCTCCCTTCAATATTACATCCTCAATGGCTGCTTCGGGAACCATGACAAACCCAGTAACCGTGGCAGCTGCCATGAGCATGAGGAGTCCAGTGAATGTCTCAAATCCTATGAATTTAGGGCATCCAGTCACCATAACACCGATTTCCATGACCTCTCCATTGTCCTTAACCTCTCCTATCAATTTGCCGACTTCGATCACTTCTCCAGTGAATCTAGCACATCCGGTCACCATAACCAGCCCTATGAATCTGCCTACACCAATGACGTTAGCTGGTCCATTAAATATAGCTATGAGACCAGTGGAGAGTATGCCGTTCTTATCCCAAGCTCTACCGTCTTCACCACCTTG GGGCCTACATCTCTGCTGA
- the VEZF1 gene encoding vascular endothelial zinc finger 1 isoform X4 translates to MDGSLKRSPPPPLPTRLNAGWQPSSSPSPEAHEASHHHHHHHHHQQQVAQNSLLPLLGTPVEPPDQKPMLPLPIIHKPQPPVEPIKEPVVVKKEKPKTSFICTYCSKAFRDSYHLRRHESCHTGIKLVSRPKKMQTSPVVPLISTIAGDNNRTSLVSTIAGILSTVTTSSSTTIPSASSSIPSMPVTQTVKKPSKPVKKNHACEMCGKAFRDVYHLNRHKLSHSDEKPFECPVCNQRFKRKDRMTYHVRSHEGGITKPYTCSVCGKGFSRPDHLSCHVKHVHSTERPFKCQTCTAAFATKDRLRTHMVRHEGKVSCNICGKLLSAAYITSHLKTHGQSQSINCNTCKQGKKFQGQLHELQSPVHCRIKYEASDSLFCAVDQNHRTFSIDTSNMCQTSTAAQTPVTLTSPFNITSSMAASGTMTNPVTVAAAMSMRSPVNVSNPMNLGHPVTITPISMTSPLSLTSPINLPTSITSPVNLAHPVTITSPMNLPTPMTLAGPLNIAMRPVESMPFLSQALPSSPPWGLHLC, encoded by the exons ATGGACGGCAGTCTGAAGCGATCGCCACCGCCACCTCTCCCCACTCGCTTGAACGCCGGCTGGCAACCAAGCAGTTCACCCTCACCGGAG GCTCACGAAGCCTcgcatcatcaccaccaccatcaccatcatcaacAACAGGTGGCCCAAAACAGCTTGTTGCCACTCTTAGGCACTCCTGTCGAGCCTCCCGATCAGAAGCCTATGTTACCTTTGCCCATAATACACAAACCTCAGCCTCCAGTAGAACCCATAAAAGAGCCTGTTGTAGTGAAGAAGGAAAAGCCCAAAACTTCATTTATATGCACATATTGCAGCAAAGCTTTCAGGGACAGTTACCATTTGAGACGCCATGAGTCCTGCCACACAGGGATAAAGTTGGTGTCACGGCCAAAGAAAATGCAGACGTCACCGGTGGTGCCACTCATCTCGACTATTGCTGGGGACAACAACAGAACATCGCTGGTCTCGACTATTGCAGGAATATTGTCAACAGTAACCACGTCTTCCTCCACCACCATTCCCAGTGCCAGTTCTAGTATCCCATCTATGCCTGTGACTCAGACGGTGAAGAAGCCCAGCAAACCAGTCAAGAAGAATCACGCTTGTGAAATGTGTGGGAAGGCCTTCAGGGATGTGTATCACCTCAACAGGCACAAGCTGTCCCACTCGGACGAGAAGCCCTTTGAATGCCCGGTCTGCAACCAACGTTTCAAGAGGAAGGATCGCATGACCTATCACGTGAGATCCCACGAAGGGGGAATCACCAAACCCTACACATGTAGTGTTTGTGGAAAGGGCTTCTCCAG gcCTGATCACTTAAGTTGTCATGTGAAACATGTTCACTCTACGGAAAGACCCTTCAAATGCCAA ACGTGTACTGCTGCCTTTGCCACCAAAGACCGGCTTCGGACACACATGGTGCGCCATGAAGGGAAGGTGTCTTGTAATATTTGTGGCAAACTTCTTAGTGCAGCCTACATCACCAGCCACCTAAAGACACATGGACAGAGCCAAAGTATCAACTGTAATACTTGTAAGCAAGGTAAAAAGTTTCAAG GACAACTTCATGAACTTCAAAGTCCAGTTCATTGTAGGATCAAATATGAAG CTTCAGACTCGCTCTTCTGTGCTGTGGATCAGAATCATAGGACCTTTTCAATAG ACACAAGTAACATGTGCCAAACCTCCACTGCGGCTCAAACACCTGTGACTCTTACATCTCCCTTCAATATTACATCCTCAATGGCTGCTTCGGGAACCATGACAAACCCAGTAACCGTGGCAGCTGCCATGAGCATGAGGAGTCCAGTGAATGTCTCAAATCCTATGAATTTAGGGCATCCAGTCACCATAACACCGATTTCCATGACCTCTCCATTGTCCTTAACCTCTCCTATCAATTTGCCGACTTCGATCACTTCTCCAGTGAATCTAGCACATCCGGTCACCATAACCAGCCCTATGAATCTGCCTACACCAATGACGTTAGCTGGTCCATTAAATATAGCTATGAGACCAGTGGAGAGTATGCCGTTCTTATCCCAAGCTCTACCGTCTTCACCACCTTG GGGCCTACATCTCTGCTGA
- the VEZF1 gene encoding vascular endothelial zinc finger 1 isoform X5 — MLPLPIIHKPQPPVEPIKEPVVVKKEKPKTSFICTYCSKAFRDSYHLRRHESCHTGIKLVSRPKKMQTSPVVPLISTIAGDNNRTSLVSTIAGILSTVTTSSSTTIPSASSSIPSMPVTQTVKKPSKPVKKNHACEMCGKAFRDVYHLNRHKLSHSDEKPFECPVCNQRFKRKDRMTYHVRSHEGGITKPYTCSVCGKGFSRPDHLSCHVKHVHSTERPFKCQTCTAAFATKDRLRTHMVRHEGKVSCNICGKLLSAAYITSHLKTHGQSQSINCNTCKQGKKFQGQLHELQSPVHCRIKYEASDSLFCAVDQNHRTFSIDTSNMCQTSTAAQTPVTLTSPFNITSSMAASGTMTNPVTVAAAMSMRSPVNVSNPMNLGHPVTITPISMTSPLSLTSPINLPTSITSPVNLAHPVTITSPMNLPTPMTLAGPLNIAMRPVESMPFLSQALPSSPPWGLHLC; from the exons ATGTTACCTTTGCCCATAATACACAAACCTCAGCCTCCAGTAGAACCCATAAAAGAGCCTGTTGTAGTGAAGAAGGAAAAGCCCAAAACTTCATTTATATGCACATATTGCAGCAAAGCTTTCAGGGACAGTTACCATTTGAGACGCCATGAGTCCTGCCACACAGGGATAAAGTTGGTGTCACGGCCAAAGAAAATGCAGACGTCACCGGTGGTGCCACTCATCTCGACTATTGCTGGGGACAACAACAGAACATCGCTGGTCTCGACTATTGCAGGAATATTGTCAACAGTAACCACGTCTTCCTCCACCACCATTCCCAGTGCCAGTTCTAGTATCCCATCTATGCCTGTGACTCAGACGGTGAAGAAGCCCAGCAAACCAGTCAAGAAGAATCACGCTTGTGAAATGTGTGGGAAGGCCTTCAGGGATGTGTATCACCTCAACAGGCACAAGCTGTCCCACTCGGACGAGAAGCCCTTTGAATGCCCGGTCTGCAACCAACGTTTCAAGAGGAAGGATCGCATGACCTATCACGTGAGATCCCACGAAGGGGGAATCACCAAACCCTACACATGTAGTGTTTGTGGAAAGGGCTTCTCCAG gcCTGATCACTTAAGTTGTCATGTGAAACATGTTCACTCTACGGAAAGACCCTTCAAATGCCAA ACGTGTACTGCTGCCTTTGCCACCAAAGACCGGCTTCGGACACACATGGTGCGCCATGAAGGGAAGGTGTCTTGTAATATTTGTGGCAAACTTCTTAGTGCAGCCTACATCACCAGCCACCTAAAGACACATGGACAGAGCCAAAGTATCAACTGTAATACTTGTAAGCAAGGTAAAAAGTTTCAAG GACAACTTCATGAACTTCAAAGTCCAGTTCATTGTAGGATCAAATATGAAG CTTCAGACTCGCTCTTCTGTGCTGTGGATCAGAATCATAGGACCTTTTCAATAG ACACAAGTAACATGTGCCAAACCTCCACTGCGGCTCAAACACCTGTGACTCTTACATCTCCCTTCAATATTACATCCTCAATGGCTGCTTCGGGAACCATGACAAACCCAGTAACCGTGGCAGCTGCCATGAGCATGAGGAGTCCAGTGAATGTCTCAAATCCTATGAATTTAGGGCATCCAGTCACCATAACACCGATTTCCATGACCTCTCCATTGTCCTTAACCTCTCCTATCAATTTGCCGACTTCGATCACTTCTCCAGTGAATCTAGCACATCCGGTCACCATAACCAGCCCTATGAATCTGCCTACACCAATGACGTTAGCTGGTCCATTAAATATAGCTATGAGACCAGTGGAGAGTATGCCGTTCTTATCCCAAGCTCTACCGTCTTCACCACCTTG GGGCCTACATCTCTGCTGA
- the VEZF1 gene encoding vascular endothelial zinc finger 1 isoform X1 yields the protein MQELSRFFFFFFFQFLQALVSLLLLPFPSPPSFPGIAMEANWTAFLFQAHEASHHHHHHHHHQQQVAQNSLLPLLGTPVEPPDQKPMLPLPIIHKPQPPVEPIKEPVVVKKEKPKTSFICTYCSKAFRDSYHLRRHESCHTGIKLVSRPKKMQTSPVVPLISTIAGDNNRTSLVSTIAGILSTVTTSSSTTIPSASSSIPSMPVTQTVKKPSKPVKKNHACEMCGKAFRDVYHLNRHKLSHSDEKPFECPVCNQRFKRKDRMTYHVRSHEGGITKPYTCSVCGKGFSRPDHLSCHVKHVHSTERPFKCQTCTAAFATKDRLRTHMVRHEGKVSCNICGKLLSAAYITSHLKTHGQSQSINCNTCKQGKKFQGQLHELQSPVHCRIKYEASDSLFCAVDQNHRTFSIDTSNMCQTSTAAQTPVTLTSPFNITSSMAASGTMTNPVTVAAAMSMRSPVNVSNPMNLGHPVTITPISMTSPLSLTSPINLPTSITSPVNLAHPVTITSPMNLPTPMTLAGPLNIAMRPVESMPFLSQALPSSPPWGLHLC from the exons ATGCAGGAGCTtagccgatttttttttttttttttctttcaatttcTCCAAGCGCtggtctccctcctcctcctccctttcccctcccccccttctttccccggGATCGCCATGGAGGCCAACTGGACCGCTTTCTTGTTCCAG GCTCACGAAGCCTcgcatcatcaccaccaccatcaccatcatcaacAACAGGTGGCCCAAAACAGCTTGTTGCCACTCTTAGGCACTCCTGTCGAGCCTCCCGATCAGAAGCCTATGTTACCTTTGCCCATAATACACAAACCTCAGCCTCCAGTAGAACCCATAAAAGAGCCTGTTGTAGTGAAGAAGGAAAAGCCCAAAACTTCATTTATATGCACATATTGCAGCAAAGCTTTCAGGGACAGTTACCATTTGAGACGCCATGAGTCCTGCCACACAGGGATAAAGTTGGTGTCACGGCCAAAGAAAATGCAGACGTCACCGGTGGTGCCACTCATCTCGACTATTGCTGGGGACAACAACAGAACATCGCTGGTCTCGACTATTGCAGGAATATTGTCAACAGTAACCACGTCTTCCTCCACCACCATTCCCAGTGCCAGTTCTAGTATCCCATCTATGCCTGTGACTCAGACGGTGAAGAAGCCCAGCAAACCAGTCAAGAAGAATCACGCTTGTGAAATGTGTGGGAAGGCCTTCAGGGATGTGTATCACCTCAACAGGCACAAGCTGTCCCACTCGGACGAGAAGCCCTTTGAATGCCCGGTCTGCAACCAACGTTTCAAGAGGAAGGATCGCATGACCTATCACGTGAGATCCCACGAAGGGGGAATCACCAAACCCTACACATGTAGTGTTTGTGGAAAGGGCTTCTCCAG gcCTGATCACTTAAGTTGTCATGTGAAACATGTTCACTCTACGGAAAGACCCTTCAAATGCCAA ACGTGTACTGCTGCCTTTGCCACCAAAGACCGGCTTCGGACACACATGGTGCGCCATGAAGGGAAGGTGTCTTGTAATATTTGTGGCAAACTTCTTAGTGCAGCCTACATCACCAGCCACCTAAAGACACATGGACAGAGCCAAAGTATCAACTGTAATACTTGTAAGCAAGGTAAAAAGTTTCAAG GACAACTTCATGAACTTCAAAGTCCAGTTCATTGTAGGATCAAATATGAAG CTTCAGACTCGCTCTTCTGTGCTGTGGATCAGAATCATAGGACCTTTTCAATAG ACACAAGTAACATGTGCCAAACCTCCACTGCGGCTCAAACACCTGTGACTCTTACATCTCCCTTCAATATTACATCCTCAATGGCTGCTTCGGGAACCATGACAAACCCAGTAACCGTGGCAGCTGCCATGAGCATGAGGAGTCCAGTGAATGTCTCAAATCCTATGAATTTAGGGCATCCAGTCACCATAACACCGATTTCCATGACCTCTCCATTGTCCTTAACCTCTCCTATCAATTTGCCGACTTCGATCACTTCTCCAGTGAATCTAGCACATCCGGTCACCATAACCAGCCCTATGAATCTGCCTACACCAATGACGTTAGCTGGTCCATTAAATATAGCTATGAGACCAGTGGAGAGTATGCCGTTCTTATCCCAAGCTCTACCGTCTTCACCACCTTG GGGCCTACATCTCTGCTGA